One region of Phosphitispora fastidiosa genomic DNA includes:
- the yyaC gene encoding spore protease YyaC, with product MDICFHYSDIEGQKNLLNSLTSLSIDYREMVIVCVGTDRVSGDSLGPMVGTFLLEECRYANVYGTLDKPVHAQNLDVTIERINHLHAEAFVIAIDACLGRAMNVEKITFARKPLKPGTGVSKTLPEVGHVNIQGIVNIAGFMPQMVIQNTRMNTIYNMAKVISGTLAQTVIAHKNIFPVYRLKQA from the coding sequence ATGGATATTTGTTTTCATTACAGTGATATTGAAGGACAAAAAAACCTGTTAAACTCCCTGACGAGCCTGTCAATTGATTACCGCGAAATGGTAATCGTATGTGTGGGAACCGACCGTGTTTCCGGCGACAGCCTGGGACCGATGGTAGGTACCTTCCTGCTGGAAGAATGCAGGTATGCTAATGTTTATGGCACTCTGGACAAGCCGGTACACGCCCAGAACCTTGATGTAACTATTGAGAGAATAAACCATCTGCATGCTGAGGCCTTTGTGATAGCAATAGATGCCTGCCTGGGCAGGGCAATGAATGTCGAAAAGATTACTTTCGCCAGGAAACCTTTAAAACCAGGAACCGGGGTGTCCAAGACCCTGCCTGAGGTGGGGCATGTAAATATCCAGGGAATTGTCAATATTGCCGGGTTCATGCCCCAAATGGTGATTCAGAATACCAGGATGAATACTATTTACAATATGGCCAAGGTAATATCGGGAACTCTTGCCCAAACGGTTATTGCCCATAAAAATATTTTTCCTGTTTACAGACTGAAACAGGCTTGA
- the selD gene encoding selenide, water dikinase SelD produces the protein MTSLSCKAGUAAKIGPEDLAEVLSLLPPSLPDPNLLVGLNTNDDAGVYRLNEDTALIQTVDFFTPVVDDPYLFGQIAAANSLSDVYAMGGRPLTAMNIICFPTGKLELAVLAEILKGGADKVREAGAVLVGGHSVEDDEPKYGLSVTGVVHPDRVMANSGAKPGDALVLTKPLGIGIITTAIKGGLATADEIEAVCRVMSALNREAAEAMQEVGANGCTDITGFGLLGHASEMARGSDAAISIYASRVPVLEPAYGYAKMGIVPAGTRANLKYIRQFVDFEPEIDETQQLILADAITSGGLLISLPGEKVSLLTENLHRRGIKEAVIIGEVTGAGGGRITVKP, from the coding sequence CTGACATCGCTTTCATGCAAAGCCGGCTGAGCGGCCAAAATAGGTCCGGAGGACCTTGCCGAGGTACTCAGTCTGCTGCCGCCATCCCTGCCTGACCCGAATCTGTTGGTGGGACTGAATACCAATGACGATGCCGGGGTTTACCGGCTTAATGAGGATACAGCCCTAATCCAGACCGTGGATTTTTTCACCCCAGTTGTTGATGATCCGTATCTGTTCGGACAGATTGCGGCAGCAAATTCACTAAGTGATGTTTATGCCATGGGGGGGAGACCCCTTACGGCTATGAATATTATCTGCTTTCCTACCGGCAAACTGGAACTTGCGGTACTTGCCGAGATTTTAAAAGGGGGGGCTGATAAGGTCAGGGAAGCCGGGGCTGTACTTGTAGGCGGCCATTCTGTAGAGGACGATGAACCAAAATACGGCTTGTCGGTTACCGGAGTTGTTCACCCGGACAGGGTGATGGCAAACTCCGGAGCCAAACCGGGTGATGCCCTGGTATTAACCAAACCTCTGGGAATAGGGATTATTACTACGGCCATTAAAGGTGGTCTGGCTACTGCCGATGAGATTGAGGCTGTCTGCCGGGTAATGTCTGCCCTCAACAGGGAAGCTGCTGAGGCTATGCAGGAAGTTGGCGCTAACGGATGTACCGATATTACCGGTTTTGGACTGCTGGGCCATGCCTCTGAGATGGCGCGGGGCAGTGATGCAGCAATCAGCATATATGCATCCCGTGTTCCAGTCCTGGAACCGGCTTACGGATATGCAAAAATGGGTATAGTTCCCGCAGGCACAAGGGCGAATCTCAAATATATCAGACAGTTTGTTGATTTTGAGCCGGAAATTGACGAGACTCAGCAATTGATACTTGCTGATGCGATAACATCAGGAGGACTGTTAATTTCCCTTCCCGGGGAGAAGGTTTCCCTGCTGACAGAAAACCTGCACCGCAGAGGCATTAAAGAGGCTGTAATAATTGGTGAGGTTACCGGGGCCGGCGGAGGCCGGATTACCGTGAAACCGTAA
- the selA gene encoding L-seryl-tRNA(Sec) selenium transferase, producing the protein MDNKQNLLRKLPAINIILEQARIKQLESRCPHTLISEAASETVQGIREAILAGDETPDTITDLDTIAAVVAKKVQEKISPNLRKVINATGIVLHTNLGRAVLAGSAVKAINDVAANYSNLELDLNTGERGTRYSHIEKLLCRLTGAEAGMTVNNNAAAVLLVLNTLAKDREVIVSRGQLVEIGGSFRIPDVMSQSGALLVEVGTTNKTHLRDYESAVTEDTALLLKVHTSNYKVIGFTAEVSAGELTGLGRKKGIAVYEDLGSGVLVDFMKYGITHEPTVNESIKAGVDIVTFSGDKLFGGPQAGIIVGKKYIIDKIRQNPLTRALRVDKFTLAAMEATLRLYFEEETAVAEIPTLRMIMMPSEEIRLRAEKLQGLLREKTGDSIETEITAGFSQVGGGALPEENLPTFLVSVRPLSMSVNKLEKRLREMEPPILARIQKDRLLFDPRTLLANDCEVIAINLQRIMETG; encoded by the coding sequence ATGGATAATAAACAGAATTTGTTAAGAAAACTTCCGGCAATAAATATAATCCTGGAACAGGCCAGAATTAAGCAGCTCGAATCCCGCTGTCCGCATACCCTGATTTCTGAAGCTGCTTCAGAAACGGTCCAGGGTATCAGGGAAGCTATTCTGGCGGGAGATGAGACACCGGATACAATAACCGATTTGGACACAATTGCTGCCGTTGTGGCAAAAAAGGTTCAGGAAAAGATCAGCCCAAATCTGAGGAAGGTCATAAATGCAACCGGTATTGTATTACACACCAATTTGGGCCGCGCGGTCCTTGCCGGTTCAGCAGTTAAAGCTATTAATGATGTGGCTGCCAATTATTCCAATCTTGAGCTGGACCTGAACACAGGCGAACGGGGGACACGGTATTCACATATCGAGAAGCTGCTGTGCCGGCTGACCGGGGCTGAAGCAGGAATGACAGTAAATAATAACGCCGCTGCGGTGCTGCTGGTGTTAAACACACTGGCCAAGGACCGGGAAGTTATTGTCTCCCGGGGCCAGTTGGTGGAGATTGGCGGTTCTTTCCGAATCCCGGATGTTATGTCACAGAGCGGCGCTCTCTTGGTGGAGGTTGGCACTACTAACAAGACCCATTTACGGGATTATGAAAGCGCCGTCACTGAAGATACTGCGCTGCTGTTAAAGGTACATACCAGTAATTATAAGGTGATCGGTTTTACGGCTGAGGTGTCAGCCGGGGAATTGACAGGCTTGGGCAGGAAAAAGGGTATTGCTGTATATGAAGACTTGGGCAGCGGAGTCCTGGTTGACTTTATGAAATATGGTATCACACATGAGCCTACTGTTAATGAGAGTATCAAAGCAGGTGTGGATATTGTGACCTTTAGCGGGGATAAGCTTTTCGGCGGACCCCAGGCAGGCATTATAGTAGGTAAGAAATATATTATCGACAAAATAAGGCAAAACCCGCTTACCAGGGCTCTCAGGGTGGACAAGTTTACCCTGGCTGCCATGGAGGCAACACTGCGCCTGTACTTTGAAGAGGAGACGGCAGTTGCCGAGATACCCACCCTGAGGATGATTATGATGCCGTCTGAGGAAATACGGTTAAGGGCGGAGAAGCTGCAGGGCCTGCTGCGGGAGAAAACAGGAGACAGCATCGAAACAGAGATAACGGCAGGTTTTTCTCAGGTAGGCGGGGGCGCTCTGCCGGAAGAAAATCTCCCGACATTTCTTGTTTCCGTCAGGCCTCTGTCTATGAGTGTGAACAAGTTGGAAAAAAGGCTTCGGGAGATGGAACCTCCCATTCTAGCCAGGATCCAGAAAGACCGGCTGTTATTTGACCCAAGGACACTGCTTGCCAATGACTGTGAAGTTATTGCCATAAACCTGCAGAGAATCATGGAAACGGGGTGA
- a CDS encoding HD domain-containing phosphohydrolase: MGFIQQFRRELNRLSIRTKVIVMFLAIMGVFVYRISSSTHYYIVELQGEDKVNEILSFAHSYLYSSTDSFSLKTDLLAQEINHIGPNADTFRMVCREAKTWDRPLRPDLVFYIDNGGNILYSCNRTSGLSDYLGIKSSFMSLQAVQKGLKGQPVSGFDIIPAEVLQAEGLLDMVKVPVVPTPNSRGVKYPVEERAMAMFSAKPVYVGGKMHGVFVTARILNNRFDIVDRLNSEYNISATIFMDNIRISTTVPDKDGKRAMGTLLSTPVEDTVLGKGEKYLGRAFVVNDWYVTAYEPIRDINNRVIGSLYVGLKEAPLLQMQHEMDNEIKITLAVLTLVFVAALYWLYRAIVIPLQSMSTSAISFARGELEVQIPTDNPNRCWLIKQCEFPECPAYNSPNLKCWLVPKSRCCESDKGNHQEDACSRCMIYRQLAGNEIEQLTDAFNYMAASIQEYTRSLYELNLELEGKNGELTDQRDELECQKQQLMALNQELEASLKALDDSQSIIYALAVAVEAKDPYTRGHSERVAEFSVRLADALGLYTRDFGIIRGAALLHDIGKIGISGSILRKPGSLTGIEFQQVKKHPGIGERICLSLKFARDMLPIIRHHHERYDGKGYPDGLKGEKIPLMARIVAVADAFDAMTSDRPYRPGMTVDEALNELDAGAGSQWDPELVVVFINMIQEGGSIDFIAAALERSDRDIN; the protein is encoded by the coding sequence GTGGGCTTTATTCAACAGTTTAGAAGGGAACTGAATAGACTTAGCATTAGAACCAAGGTCATAGTTATGTTTCTGGCGATTATGGGTGTCTTTGTTTACCGGATAAGTTCCTCAACTCATTATTATATTGTGGAACTCCAGGGCGAGGACAAAGTAAATGAAATTTTGAGTTTTGCCCATAGCTATCTTTACAGCAGTACCGACAGCTTTTCCCTTAAGACTGATTTGTTGGCCCAGGAAATCAACCACATTGGCCCAAATGCCGACACATTTCGGATGGTCTGCCGGGAGGCAAAAACCTGGGACCGGCCCCTCAGGCCTGACCTGGTGTTTTACATAGATAACGGAGGGAATATTTTATATTCCTGCAACCGGACTTCTGGTTTGAGTGATTATCTCGGGATAAAAAGCAGTTTTATGTCCCTGCAGGCTGTGCAAAAAGGGCTAAAAGGCCAGCCTGTAAGCGGTTTTGACATTATTCCAGCTGAAGTCCTCCAGGCAGAAGGTCTGTTGGATATGGTAAAGGTTCCGGTTGTGCCGACGCCTAATTCCAGGGGGGTTAAATATCCGGTGGAAGAACGCGCTATGGCTATGTTTTCGGCTAAACCTGTTTATGTCGGCGGAAAAATGCATGGGGTCTTTGTGACGGCACGTATTCTTAATAACAGGTTTGATATAGTTGACCGGCTCAATAGTGAATATAATATTAGTGCGACGATTTTTATGGACAACATCCGCATTTCTACAACAGTTCCTGATAAAGACGGGAAAAGGGCCATGGGTACCCTGCTGTCAACCCCTGTGGAAGATACGGTCCTTGGTAAGGGAGAAAAGTATCTGGGGCGGGCTTTTGTGGTAAATGACTGGTATGTTACTGCATATGAGCCCATTCGGGATATTAACAACAGGGTCATCGGTTCCCTCTATGTTGGTCTGAAAGAGGCGCCGCTGCTGCAGATGCAGCACGAGATGGATAACGAAATTAAAATTACCCTGGCTGTGCTCACTCTGGTTTTTGTTGCGGCCCTGTACTGGCTGTATAGGGCTATAGTGATACCACTGCAAAGTATGTCGACTTCAGCTATCAGTTTTGCCAGGGGTGAACTGGAAGTCCAGATCCCCACAGATAACCCCAACAGGTGTTGGCTGATTAAGCAGTGCGAGTTTCCTGAATGTCCGGCATATAACAGCCCAAATCTTAAATGCTGGCTTGTACCCAAGAGCAGATGCTGTGAATCCGATAAAGGTAATCATCAGGAGGATGCCTGCAGCCGCTGTATGATATACCGGCAGTTGGCCGGTAATGAAATCGAACAGCTTACTGATGCCTTTAATTATATGGCAGCATCCATTCAGGAGTATACCCGTTCTCTCTATGAGTTGAACCTTGAGCTTGAGGGAAAAAACGGTGAACTCACAGATCAGAGGGATGAACTGGAGTGCCAGAAACAACAGTTAATGGCGCTTAACCAGGAGTTGGAGGCGTCCTTGAAGGCCCTTGATGACAGCCAGAGTATAATTTACGCCCTTGCTGTTGCTGTTGAGGCTAAAGACCCTTATACCAGGGGCCATTCCGAGAGGGTTGCCGAGTTCAGTGTCAGGCTTGCCGATGCTTTGGGATTATATACCCGTGATTTTGGCATAATCCGGGGGGCGGCCCTGCTGCATGACATTGGTAAAATTGGGATTAGCGGCTCAATTCTCAGAAAGCCGGGTTCGCTGACCGGTATTGAGTTTCAGCAGGTCAAAAAACACCCGGGAATTGGGGAACGGATCTGCCTGTCCCTGAAGTTTGCCAGGGATATGCTGCCAATAATCAGGCATCACCATGAGCGGTATGACGGAAAGGGCTATCCTGACGGACTGAAGGGAGAAAAAATACCCCTGATGGCAAGAATAGTGGCTGTGGCAGATGCCTTTGACGCTATGACTTCTGACCGTCCGTACCGACCCGGGATGACTGTTGATGAGGCTCTTAATGAACTTGACGCGGGTGCCGGTTCTCAATGGGACCCCGAATTAGTCGTTGTTTTTATTAATATGATACAGGAAGGCGGAAGTATCGACTTTATTGCTGCAGCCCTTGAACGCAGTGATCGGGATATAAACTAG
- the fdhF gene encoding formate dehydrogenase subunit alpha yields the protein MADNVTLTINGRKVTVQAGITVLEAAQQTGIDIPTFCHDPELSKPGACRICVVEIKGWRNLPPSCVTAVTEGMEVETESTAVVEARRTILDLLLANHPQDCMTCQKFGDCRLADYAYRYGLRKTTFIGEQTNVPVDESSVVITRDVNKCILCGKCVRVCAEIVGRNVVDFVSRGFTTIVSPALEMGLGEKEAGCVNCGSCVAVCPVGALTEKNMQGIARPWEVEKVKTTCPYCGCGCNFDLNVKDGKVVGVTSNPTSAVNGRHLCVKGRFGYDFIHSSDRLTLPLIKKGGKDGDFVEVSWDEAIRYVASRLKEIKEENGSEAIGILSSARCTNEENYLMNKLARVALGTNNIDHCARLUHSATVAGLATSFGSGAMTNSIGEISECDYLFVIGSNTTETHPIISLEMRKAVSRGAKLVVVDPRKTEIAELADVHVPLRPGANIPLLNTMCNVIIAEGLYDKEFVANRTEGFEELKLAVENFTPENYAGIIGVPAETIREIARGYAKAGSAAIFYTMGITQHTSGTNNVLAVANLAMLTGQIGKPSSGVNPLRGQNNVQGACDMGALPNVFPGYQGVAVPENVEKFTKAWGVPQSAKAGLTVGEMMDAAHHGDMKAMYILGENPMLSDPDITHVQQALENLEFLVVQDIFLTETAMLADVVLPGASFAEKDGTFSNTERRVQRVRKAIEPLAGKADWEVISEVLTALGYPHEYGSASEIFDEAAGVTPQYAGISYARLEEKGIQWPCPNTEHPGTIYLHDGKFSRGLGKFTGVDFEPPAELPDAEYPFVLNTGRRLYHYHTGTMTRRTKGLNTIYSEEFIEINPADACKLGISDGELVKVSSRRGSISVKAQVTDMVQQGMVFTSFHFAEAPVNFLTNSARDSICKIPELKVAAVKVEKVS from the coding sequence ATGGCTGACAACGTAACCCTTACCATAAACGGCCGGAAGGTGACGGTCCAGGCGGGGATAACCGTACTGGAAGCTGCCCAGCAGACTGGGATAGATATCCCGACCTTCTGTCATGACCCTGAGCTGTCCAAGCCAGGGGCCTGCCGGATATGTGTGGTTGAAATAAAGGGCTGGCGCAATCTTCCGCCTTCATGTGTAACCGCGGTTACTGAAGGCATGGAAGTGGAAACAGAATCAACAGCCGTAGTGGAAGCCCGGCGGACCATCCTGGACCTGCTCCTGGCTAACCATCCGCAGGACTGTATGACCTGCCAGAAGTTCGGGGACTGCCGGCTGGCTGATTATGCATACAGGTATGGGCTGAGAAAGACTACTTTTATTGGAGAACAAACCAATGTGCCGGTTGACGAATCCAGCGTGGTAATCACCAGGGATGTTAATAAGTGCATTCTCTGCGGCAAATGTGTCCGTGTCTGTGCTGAGATAGTGGGCCGTAATGTGGTTGATTTTGTTTCCCGCGGTTTTACTACAATAGTAAGCCCGGCCCTTGAAATGGGACTGGGTGAGAAGGAAGCCGGCTGTGTGAACTGCGGCAGTTGTGTTGCTGTTTGTCCGGTCGGGGCTCTGACTGAGAAGAACATGCAGGGTATCGCCCGCCCATGGGAAGTGGAAAAGGTCAAGACAACCTGTCCATACTGCGGCTGTGGCTGCAACTTTGATCTTAATGTTAAAGACGGAAAGGTTGTGGGTGTAACCTCCAACCCGACCAGTGCAGTCAATGGCCGGCATCTTTGTGTCAAAGGCCGTTTCGGCTATGACTTTATCCACAGTTCTGACCGCCTGACACTGCCGCTGATCAAAAAAGGCGGCAAAGATGGCGATTTTGTTGAGGTTTCCTGGGATGAAGCCATCAGGTATGTGGCTTCCAGGCTGAAAGAAATCAAGGAGGAAAATGGCAGTGAAGCTATAGGGATACTCAGTTCCGCCCGCTGCACCAATGAGGAAAACTACCTCATGAACAAGCTGGCACGGGTGGCTTTGGGTACCAACAACATAGACCACTGCGCGCGTCTCTGACACTCCGCTACTGTTGCCGGTCTGGCAACTTCATTTGGGAGTGGCGCAATGACTAATTCCATTGGAGAAATCAGTGAATGTGATTATCTCTTTGTAATCGGTTCGAATACCACTGAGACCCACCCCATAATTAGCCTTGAAATGAGAAAAGCTGTCAGTCGTGGGGCCAAACTGGTGGTAGTTGACCCGAGAAAAACTGAGATAGCTGAACTTGCCGATGTGCATGTTCCCCTGAGACCGGGGGCCAACATTCCGCTGCTTAATACGATGTGTAATGTAATCATTGCCGAAGGACTGTATGACAAGGAATTTGTGGCCAACCGCACCGAAGGCTTTGAAGAACTGAAGTTAGCTGTGGAAAACTTTACCCCGGAGAATTATGCCGGTATCATTGGTGTTCCGGCAGAAACTATCAGGGAAATTGCCCGCGGCTATGCCAAGGCGGGCAGTGCGGCAATCTTCTATACGATGGGGATTACCCAGCATACTTCCGGTACCAATAACGTCCTGGCTGTCGCTAACCTGGCAATGCTGACAGGTCAAATAGGCAAACCCAGCAGCGGCGTGAACCCCCTCAGGGGCCAGAACAACGTTCAGGGCGCTTGCGATATGGGGGCGCTGCCAAATGTGTTCCCCGGATACCAGGGGGTTGCTGTTCCGGAGAATGTTGAAAAATTTACCAAGGCGTGGGGCGTTCCTCAGTCCGCTAAAGCTGGTCTTACTGTTGGTGAGATGATGGATGCAGCCCACCATGGTGACATGAAAGCAATGTATATCCTTGGTGAGAACCCTATGCTCAGTGACCCGGATATCACTCACGTCCAGCAGGCTCTGGAAAATCTGGAATTCCTGGTTGTCCAGGATATCTTCCTGACAGAAACCGCCATGCTGGCTGATGTGGTCCTGCCTGGAGCCAGTTTTGCCGAGAAAGACGGTACCTTTTCCAATACCGAGCGCCGGGTGCAGCGTGTGCGCAAAGCAATTGAGCCACTGGCCGGCAAGGCTGACTGGGAGGTTATCTCAGAAGTCCTTACTGCATTGGGATATCCCCATGAGTATGGCAGCGCCTCTGAGATATTTGATGAGGCTGCCGGAGTTACCCCGCAGTATGCTGGTATCTCCTATGCCCGCCTTGAGGAAAAAGGCATCCAGTGGCCGTGCCCCAATACGGAGCATCCGGGGACCATTTACCTTCATGATGGTAAATTCTCCCGCGGTCTGGGCAAGTTTACCGGGGTAGACTTTGAACCTCCGGCAGAGCTGCCGGATGCGGAGTACCCGTTTGTACTCAACACCGGACGCCGCCTGTATCATTATCATACAGGTACGATGACCCGCCGGACCAAAGGGCTGAATACCATCTATAGCGAGGAATTTATCGAAATAAATCCTGCAGATGCATGCAAACTGGGCATCAGTGACGGTGAACTGGTTAAAGTCAGTTCCCGCCGCGGTTCGATTAGCGTTAAGGCCCAGGTTACCGATATGGTCCAGCAGGGTATGGTATTTACTTCATTCCACTTCGCTGAAGCTCCGGTCAATTTCCTGACAAATTCGGCGCGTGATTCTATTTGCAAGATACCTGAACTGAAGGTAGCAGCTGTTAAGGTGGAAAAAGTGAGCTAA